A single window of Cytobacillus dafuensis DNA harbors:
- a CDS encoding TVP38/TMEM64 family protein: MDFEVLKDWLTLDHIMELIEKYRSFGPLPGILLPFLEAFLPFLPLFLFVMANANAFGLWLGFLLSWIGAILGALLVFFIVRKFGQKRMLRVLKKHQKVQKLMAWVEKHGFGPLFILLCFPFTPSAVVNIVAGLSKISIAQYMLAVLTGKMVMIFTISFVGYDIKSLITQPTRSAIVGIIIFILWYVGKRIEIKMNIKMERERKFQK; the protein is encoded by the coding sequence ATGGATTTCGAGGTACTTAAAGACTGGCTAACACTAGATCATATAATGGAACTAATAGAAAAGTATAGATCATTTGGCCCACTGCCGGGAATTTTGCTTCCCTTTCTTGAAGCTTTCTTGCCATTTCTACCTCTATTTTTATTTGTAATGGCAAATGCAAATGCATTTGGATTATGGTTAGGTTTTTTATTATCATGGATAGGAGCTATACTCGGTGCATTGTTAGTTTTTTTTATTGTACGGAAATTTGGTCAAAAGCGGATGTTGCGGGTACTTAAGAAGCATCAAAAGGTTCAGAAGCTAATGGCCTGGGTAGAAAAACATGGATTTGGACCTTTATTCATTTTATTATGTTTTCCATTTACACCATCTGCAGTTGTAAATATTGTAGCTGGCCTATCAAAAATTAGCATTGCCCAATACATGCTCGCTGTATTAACAGGTAAAATGGTTATGATTTTTACTATCAGCTTCGTCGGATATGATATAAAATCACTTATTACACAGCCGACTCGTTCTGCGATTGTTGGTATTATTATTTTTATTCTTTGGTATGTTGGAAAGAGAATAGAAATAAAAATGAATATTAAAATGGAAAGAGAAAGGAAGTTTCAAAAGTAA
- a CDS encoding branched-chain amino acid ABC transporter permease, which produces MNNRMNILYVITAVFLLVLPFIYESRTLLILLTQVFIFAIFAMSYDILLGYTGIVSFGHAMFFGIGAYTIGVFMKRFDPTIPYFLLAVLVTIVLSAVVSFALGLLTLRLKSHFYAMLTLAFSGLFLVLAEKWRTVTYGNDGFTFRIPDLFKDRTDFYLICLVTMIVVFAILRRFTSSPLGRVLQAIRENEQRTESLGYSILHYKVVASVISGVMAGIAGILYSMSLRFVNTSVFTMDITLDALLMTIIGGVGTLVGAIIGAGLIEFAHHWLTELAKVHWIFERWIIFFGIIYILAVMFFPMGIVGTLKKLKLNRSKKEEQKAEEKIAS; this is translated from the coding sequence ATGAACAATAGAATGAACATTTTGTACGTGATAACAGCGGTCTTTCTCCTCGTCTTGCCATTTATATATGAATCTAGAACACTTCTAATTTTATTAACACAGGTATTTATATTCGCCATTTTTGCCATGAGCTATGACATTCTGCTTGGCTATACCGGAATTGTTTCATTTGGGCATGCGATGTTTTTTGGTATAGGTGCATACACAATCGGTGTGTTTATGAAGCGATTTGATCCAACTATTCCGTACTTTCTTCTAGCGGTCTTGGTAACAATTGTATTATCTGCGGTCGTAAGCTTTGCTCTCGGATTATTAACATTACGGCTTAAGAGTCATTTTTATGCAATGTTAACACTTGCTTTCTCAGGTCTATTTCTTGTTTTAGCTGAGAAGTGGCGAACTGTAACGTATGGGAATGATGGTTTTACATTTCGAATTCCTGATCTTTTTAAAGATCGTACTGATTTTTATCTTATTTGTCTTGTAACGATGATAGTCGTGTTTGCAATTTTAAGAAGGTTTACAAGCTCTCCTTTAGGAAGAGTTCTGCAAGCGATTCGTGAAAATGAACAGAGAACAGAATCTCTTGGGTATAGCATTCTTCATTATAAGGTGGTTGCGAGTGTCATTTCTGGTGTTATGGCGGGGATTGCTGGGATTCTATATTCAATGTCACTGCGTTTTGTTAATACAAGTGTTTTCACAATGGATATAACATTAGATGCCCTGCTAATGACAATCATCGGAGGAGTCGGTACTTTAGTTGGGGCGATTATTGGAGCCGGTCTCATCGAATTTGCCCATCACTGGCTAACTGAATTGGCAAAGGTCCATTGGATCTTTGAGCGCTGGATTATCTTCTTCGGAATCATATATATTTTAGCCGTTATGTTCTTTCCAATGGGAATTGTCGGTACATTGAAAAAGCTAAAACTGAATCGTTCGAAAAAAGAGGAGCAAAAAGCTGAGGAGAAAATCGCCAGTTAG
- a CDS encoding BTAD domain-containing putative transcriptional regulator yields MYISMPIIKTKLLVPNVKEESIRRAALSKKMKTISQYPLTIIHSSAGYGKSTALALFVKDEKKTCCWYSITAADDDILPFLSYLIYTIQASFPEFGRDLTLIMKDMDRYIREEEISMLASLFINELFTIEDELYLILDDFHQIEQSYTVNRWMELLLEHIPANIHLIISSRSRPAWKRLTKMKVCNQLLEITKDDLIMTMEEAELLLSDYYDVKVREEELEQIYLLTEGWVIAIGMIAQQFPEHEDLSGLCAHPSQSLQDLFQYLALEVFAKQPPLLQQFLEQTSIFDELNEEICDSVLGLNGSLAILMQLVEKNLFIYRIGDKQFKYHALFKEFLESQLKEKYPESNRALHELTARYFERRKRWEEALLHYEKINLKDAVASVLNEVGPMMLENGKLENLYDRLMSISDNDKNKFYSLWFLQGEVLRYRSMYNEAEECYGKAAKIAADKNNLLEISRALEGQARIYLDTTQPNKAERILYQAIKIRENNEIESEGETGKLYQLLAENLLNSGQYLKAEKWIKRAQLLNNPQFNGNLEARLYLRTGRFEKAKKILVHDKKETVTAEKSVLPQSHRETELLLSLIEAFCGNGIQAKSYAQEGIQNGISTKSLYVEACGWIRMGHAIQIVNDYDKNLAKQCYDTALEIMNRLRIERGKAEPLMGLCILYGNKGEYERAIASGEEALVETEKVKDIWLSALIQLSMGIASVYSGHFTNGLAYIDKSTKIFNQCGDQYGYMLCLFWKTYTYYCQNDSSSFLEYLPLLLKEVHTGEYEYIFNKRTFLGPRDLQIFAPMLIEAEKKNIMTRYVAKLLQEMNLSKLDSHPGYTLRVHTLGKFQVWLGEREVEEKDWQRGKAKELLQLFITNHDKLIPKDEIYQLLWIDQDEKSAARDFKVALNALNNVLEPNRKARGTPFFIIREGTAYGLNPYAVLELDSHSFEHWITSGLQENEQEKAKDYLEKGLKLYKGDYLPERRFEDWCINEKERLAVYFIRAAEKLAQLYVRNEEYDKAIHWCGKILEKDRTWEEAYRLMMYCYYRKNNRPFALKWYQKCCETLEEELGVSPLDPTRHMYEMIIEAGNTLNSF; encoded by the coding sequence TTGTATATATCCATGCCTATAATTAAAACAAAGCTTCTTGTTCCAAATGTGAAGGAAGAATCTATTAGAAGAGCGGCCCTATCGAAAAAAATGAAAACGATTTCCCAATATCCGTTAACAATTATTCATTCTAGTGCTGGCTATGGAAAAAGTACAGCGCTTGCTCTATTTGTAAAGGACGAAAAAAAGACATGCTGCTGGTATTCGATAACGGCAGCAGATGATGATATTCTACCTTTCCTATCTTATTTAATTTACACGATTCAAGCTTCTTTCCCTGAGTTTGGAAGGGATCTGACTTTGATCATGAAGGATATGGACAGATACATAAGAGAAGAAGAAATAAGTATGCTTGCTTCACTATTTATTAATGAACTGTTTACGATAGAAGATGAACTATATCTTATTCTTGATGATTTCCATCAGATTGAACAATCTTATACAGTTAATAGATGGATGGAGCTTCTCCTTGAGCATATTCCAGCCAATATACATTTGATCATTTCAAGCCGCAGCCGCCCGGCATGGAAGAGGCTTACAAAAATGAAGGTATGTAATCAGCTGCTTGAAATTACGAAAGATGATCTTATTATGACAATGGAAGAAGCGGAGCTCCTGCTTAGTGATTATTATGATGTAAAGGTTAGAGAAGAAGAATTAGAACAAATTTATTTGTTAACTGAGGGATGGGTTATTGCCATTGGTATGATTGCGCAACAATTTCCTGAGCATGAAGATCTATCAGGTCTATGTGCACATCCGTCCCAGTCCCTTCAGGATTTATTTCAATATTTAGCATTAGAGGTCTTTGCGAAGCAGCCACCACTTCTTCAGCAGTTTTTAGAACAAACAAGTATTTTCGATGAATTAAACGAAGAGATTTGTGATTCAGTATTAGGCTTGAATGGCTCTTTAGCCATACTTATGCAACTTGTAGAAAAAAATCTTTTCATCTATCGAATTGGAGATAAACAATTCAAGTACCATGCTTTATTCAAAGAGTTTTTGGAGAGCCAATTAAAAGAAAAATATCCCGAATCCAATCGAGCATTGCATGAACTTACTGCGAGATATTTTGAACGGAGAAAGCGGTGGGAAGAGGCTTTGCTCCATTATGAAAAAATCAATTTAAAAGATGCTGTCGCTTCTGTCCTAAATGAAGTGGGACCAATGATGTTAGAAAATGGAAAGCTAGAAAATCTTTATGACCGCTTAATGTCCATTTCTGATAATGATAAGAACAAGTTCTATTCCCTCTGGTTTTTGCAGGGAGAGGTTCTTCGTTACCGCTCTATGTACAATGAAGCGGAGGAATGTTACGGCAAAGCTGCAAAAATAGCTGCTGATAAAAATAATCTATTAGAAATAAGTAGAGCACTAGAAGGGCAGGCAAGAATTTATCTTGATACGACTCAGCCGAATAAAGCGGAAAGAATTCTTTATCAGGCAATTAAAATAAGAGAAAATAATGAAATTGAATCAGAGGGAGAAACGGGTAAGCTTTATCAGCTTCTGGCAGAGAATCTATTAAACTCGGGACAATATTTAAAGGCAGAAAAATGGATTAAAAGAGCACAGCTTTTGAATAATCCACAATTTAATGGCAATTTAGAGGCTAGATTATATTTAAGAACCGGAAGATTTGAGAAAGCTAAAAAAATATTGGTTCATGATAAAAAGGAAACGGTAACTGCAGAGAAATCAGTATTGCCTCAATCTCATAGGGAAACTGAGCTTCTGCTATCACTAATAGAGGCTTTTTGTGGTAATGGTATTCAAGCTAAATCCTATGCACAGGAAGGAATACAGAATGGGATTAGCACCAAGTCACTGTATGTAGAGGCTTGTGGCTGGATTAGAATGGGACACGCCATTCAAATTGTGAATGACTATGATAAAAATTTAGCCAAACAGTGTTATGATACAGCTCTTGAAATCATGAATAGGCTAAGAATAGAAAGAGGAAAAGCAGAGCCATTAATGGGACTATGTATTCTATATGGAAATAAAGGAGAATATGAAAGAGCGATCGCTTCTGGGGAAGAAGCTCTAGTTGAAACGGAAAAGGTAAAAGACATTTGGTTATCGGCTCTCATTCAGCTATCAATGGGAATAGCATCTGTTTATAGCGGACACTTCACAAATGGTTTGGCATATATCGATAAATCAACAAAAATTTTCAATCAGTGCGGGGACCAATATGGATACATGCTCTGTCTATTTTGGAAAACATACACTTATTATTGTCAAAATGATTCTTCATCATTTCTTGAATATCTCCCTCTTCTATTAAAAGAAGTTCATACAGGAGAATATGAATATATATTTAATAAAAGGACGTTTTTAGGACCAAGGGATTTACAAATATTTGCACCTATGCTGATTGAGGCAGAGAAGAAGAACATCATGACGCGATATGTAGCAAAGCTGCTTCAGGAAATGAATCTATCAAAGCTTGATTCTCATCCCGGATACACATTAAGAGTCCATACTCTCGGTAAATTTCAAGTATGGCTAGGAGAGAGGGAAGTAGAAGAAAAGGACTGGCAGCGAGGGAAAGCAAAAGAATTGCTACAATTATTTATAACTAATCACGATAAATTAATTCCAAAGGATGAAATTTACCAGCTTCTATGGATTGACCAGGATGAAAAAAGTGCTGCTCGTGACTTTAAAGTAGCTTTGAATGCATTAAATAATGTACTAGAACCAAATAGGAAGGCTAGAGGTACTCCATTTTTTATTATTAGAGAAGGTACTGCATATGGATTAAATCCATATGCAGTACTAGAGTTAGACAGTCATAGCTTTGAACATTGGATTACCTCTGGATTACAAGAAAATGAACAGGAAAAGGCAAAGGATTACTTGGAAAAGGGACTAAAATTATACAAGGGGGATTATTTGCCGGAACGTAGATTTGAAGACTGGTGTATTAATGAAAAAGAAAGGTTAGCAGTCTATTTTATAAGAGCAGCAGAAAAGCTTGCACAGCTTTATGTAAGAAATGAAGAATATGATAAAGCCATACATTGGTGCGGAAAAATTCTTGAAAAGGATCGAACATGGGAGGAAGCCTATAGACTCATGATGTATTGCTATTATAGGAAAAACAATCGCCCATTTGCTCTAAAGTGGTATCAGAAATGCTGTGAGACTCTAGAAGAGGAACTTGGAGTTTCTCCACTTGATCCGACACGCCATATGTATGAAATGATAATAGAAGCCGGAAATACTTTGAACTCATTCTGA
- a CDS encoding ABC transporter ATP-binding protein, translating to MSTQLKLSEVETYIGQYHILQGVSFEVREGDVTVLLGRNGAGKTTTLRTIMGLNPPSKGEVIYKGEAIQGLPTYTVAQKGIGYVPEDQGIFSGLTVEENMKVAMKNNDDATKERLDWILELFPDLKKFWKKQGGLLSGGQKQMLSIARAYINENDLLLIDEPSKGLAPIVVEKVMETILQMKEKTTIVLVEQNFMMASTIGDKFYIIDDGKTVSEGSMNLLKEDEEMRRKYLGIA from the coding sequence ATGTCAACTCAGTTAAAGCTTAGTGAAGTTGAAACGTATATAGGACAGTATCATATTTTGCAGGGGGTTTCTTTTGAAGTGCGAGAAGGTGATGTAACAGTCCTGCTTGGCAGAAATGGAGCTGGAAAGACAACAACTCTTCGCACGATTATGGGGCTGAATCCTCCATCAAAGGGAGAGGTCATTTATAAGGGGGAAGCCATACAAGGCTTACCGACATACACGGTCGCACAGAAAGGCATCGGCTATGTTCCAGAAGATCAGGGGATTTTTTCAGGTTTAACAGTTGAAGAAAATATGAAAGTAGCTATGAAAAATAATGATGATGCAACAAAGGAAAGATTAGATTGGATACTAGAGCTATTTCCAGATTTAAAAAAATTCTGGAAAAAACAAGGAGGCCTCTTAAGTGGAGGGCAAAAACAAATGCTGTCCATTGCAAGGGCATATATAAATGAAAATGATCTTTTATTAATTGATGAACCAAGTAAGGGGCTGGCTCCAATTGTCGTTGAAAAGGTAATGGAAACAATATTGCAAATGAAGGAAAAGACAACAATCGTTCTCGTGGAACAGAATTTCATGATGGCAAGCACAATTGGAGACAAGTTTTATATTATTGATGATGGAAAAACAGTAAGCGAAGGATCAATGAACCTTTTAAAAGAAGATGAAGAAATGAGGAGAAAATATTTAGGGATTGCGTAA
- the lepB gene encoding signal peptidase I, whose translation MKESIKKEGIEWIKAFAIGMIIFIFIRTFFFSNYVVEGVSMEPTLETGNKLIVNKMGNQIGELQRFDVIVFHHNEEEDFVKRIIGLPGDKIEYRNDELYINGKKVNEPYLDKYRKNYQEEAFGSMLTADFTLMEATGEETVPEGKLFVLGDNRPKSWDSRHYGFISIDQVVGKVNLRYWPINEMDISF comes from the coding sequence TTGAAAGAGAGCATTAAAAAAGAGGGTATTGAGTGGATAAAGGCTTTCGCGATTGGGATGATCATCTTTATTTTTATTCGTACATTTTTCTTTTCCAATTATGTTGTTGAAGGTGTATCAATGGAGCCAACCCTCGAAACTGGCAATAAGTTAATTGTCAATAAGATGGGAAATCAAATTGGAGAGCTGCAGCGATTTGATGTCATTGTTTTTCATCATAATGAGGAAGAAGATTTTGTGAAAAGAATCATTGGACTTCCTGGGGATAAAATTGAATATCGCAATGATGAACTTTATATTAATGGCAAAAAAGTAAATGAACCATATCTTGATAAGTATCGTAAAAACTATCAAGAAGAAGCATTTGGGAGCATGCTCACAGCTGACTTCACTTTAATGGAGGCTACTGGGGAGGAAACTGTTCCAGAAGGTAAGCTGTTTGTCCTTGGGGATAACCGCCCTAAAAGCTGGGATAGCCGTCACTATGGCTTCATCTCTATAGATCAAGTAGTCGGAAAGGTTAACTTAAGATATTGGCCGATAAATGAGATGGATATTTCCTTCTAA
- a CDS encoding 3-oxoacyl-ACP synthase, translating into MDIGILSTGIYLPDQYITGEEIAIKAGIPKEIVEGKMGIKRKTVPGIEDHTCEMGIRAAKKAIKKANIDPLNIDVVIYIGEEHKEYPLWTAGIKLQEELGAHNAWAFDTALRCGTTVMALKVAKNLMIADPEINTVLLAGGYRNGDFIDYKNPRTRFMYNLGAGGGAIILQKGLKKNCLLETEIMTDGSFSEDVVVVAGGTKYPLTSTALEEGRYQLDVLDPAGMKARLEQKSMSNFLNVIRKSVHKSGYSEKDISYVGMLHMKKSAHEYVLKELGLSEDASIYLEDYGHIGQIDQILSLELAEKSGKLNNGDVAVLVSAGIGYAWGASTIKWGEEIVE; encoded by the coding sequence TTGGACATTGGTATTTTAAGTACAGGAATCTATTTACCTGATCAGTACATTACCGGCGAAGAAATTGCTATTAAGGCAGGAATTCCAAAAGAAATTGTGGAAGGTAAAATGGGTATAAAAAGGAAGACTGTTCCAGGTATAGAGGATCACACATGTGAAATGGGTATAAGAGCTGCAAAGAAGGCAATCAAGAAAGCTAATATAGATCCACTAAATATTGACGTGGTCATTTATATTGGAGAAGAACATAAAGAATATCCACTTTGGACAGCTGGTATTAAGCTTCAGGAGGAATTAGGAGCTCATAATGCATGGGCTTTTGATACAGCCCTTCGCTGTGGAACGACTGTCATGGCTTTAAAGGTAGCAAAAAACCTAATGATTGCAGACCCGGAGATTAACACAGTACTTCTTGCTGGCGGATACAGGAATGGTGATTTTATAGATTACAAAAATCCAAGGACAAGATTTATGTATAATCTTGGTGCTGGCGGGGGCGCGATTATTTTACAAAAAGGACTTAAAAAAAATTGTCTCTTAGAAACTGAGATCATGACAGATGGTTCTTTTTCCGAGGATGTTGTCGTTGTAGCAGGTGGAACGAAATATCCTTTAACTAGTACTGCGTTGGAGGAAGGTCGCTATCAATTGGATGTTCTTGATCCTGCAGGTATGAAGGCGCGTTTAGAGCAAAAGTCTATGAGCAATTTTTTGAATGTTATTCGTAAATCTGTCCACAAAAGCGGATATTCCGAAAAAGATATTTCCTATGTTGGGATGCTTCATATGAAAAAGTCAGCACATGAATATGTATTAAAGGAGTTAGGTCTTTCTGAAGATGCTTCAATTTATTTAGAAGATTATGGCCATATTGGTCAAATTGATCAAATCTTGTCGCTGGAACTAGCTGAAAAATCGGGAAAATTAAATAACGGTGATGTTGCAGTTCTAGTAAGTGCAGGCATAGGTTATGCCTGGGGTGCTTCCACAATAAAATGGGGAGAGGAGATAGTAGAATGA
- a CDS encoding substrate-binding domain-containing protein, whose protein sequence is MRALSRKMGFICFLILVMVFTSACNSDKAGNEENNSKEPVETKNSEPIKIGVLASQTGGLEAYGKQTLQGFELGLDYATNGTREVAGRKIEVFIEDTETKPEVAVQKATKLLEENEVDFLVGSSSSGDTLAVLPLAEEYEKIMVVEPAVADSITGSEFNKYIFRTARNSSQDAVAGAAAIADKGVKIATLAPDYSFGRDGVQAFKEAAIKLGAEIVHEEYADPAATDFTSNIQKIIDTKPDYLFVIWAGANSPWNQIADMKVQEKGIKISTGAPDIAALATMEPLIGMEGFTVYYHDLPSNDVNKWLVEEHKKRFNGEVPDLFTPGGMSAAIAIVEALKKTEGDAKADTLIKAMEGMSFETPKGKMTFRPEDHQALQTLYAIKLEKKDGVPYPVPVLMRELSPEETEPPIRN, encoded by the coding sequence ATGAGAGCACTGTCTCGTAAAATGGGTTTTATATGCTTTCTGATTTTAGTGATGGTATTCACTAGTGCATGCAACTCAGATAAAGCTGGAAATGAGGAGAATAATTCAAAAGAACCGGTTGAAACAAAAAACAGTGAGCCGATCAAAATCGGTGTTCTTGCATCACAGACTGGTGGGTTGGAAGCCTATGGAAAGCAAACCTTACAAGGATTCGAACTAGGACTTGATTACGCAACAAACGGTACGAGGGAAGTAGCAGGCCGAAAGATTGAAGTATTTATAGAGGATACAGAAACGAAGCCTGAAGTCGCTGTACAGAAAGCAACAAAGCTTCTTGAGGAAAATGAGGTAGATTTCTTAGTAGGTTCCTCCAGCTCAGGAGACACGCTTGCCGTACTGCCGCTTGCTGAAGAGTATGAAAAGATTATGGTGGTAGAACCAGCCGTAGCAGATTCGATTACAGGATCAGAATTTAATAAATATATTTTCCGGACAGCTCGAAACTCTTCACAGGATGCTGTTGCTGGTGCTGCTGCAATTGCAGATAAAGGTGTTAAGATTGCTACCCTGGCACCGGATTATTCCTTCGGACGGGATGGAGTTCAAGCATTTAAGGAAGCTGCAATAAAGCTTGGAGCAGAAATTGTTCATGAAGAATACGCAGATCCGGCTGCAACGGACTTTACATCAAATATTCAAAAAATTATCGATACTAAGCCTGACTATTTATTTGTCATCTGGGCTGGTGCAAACTCTCCATGGAATCAAATTGCAGATATGAAGGTTCAAGAAAAAGGAATAAAAATTTCCACAGGGGCACCAGATATTGCTGCTTTAGCAACAATGGAGCCGCTTATTGGCATGGAAGGGTTTACTGTTTATTATCATGATTTACCAAGTAATGATGTTAACAAATGGCTAGTGGAAGAGCATAAAAAACGCTTTAACGGGGAGGTCCCAGATCTATTCACTCCAGGAGGGATGAGTGCAGCAATCGCAATTGTTGAGGCATTAAAGAAAACAGAGGGAGATGCAAAAGCAGATACATTAATTAAAGCAATGGAAGGGATGAGCTTTGAAACACCTAAAGGAAAGATGACTTTCCGTCCTGAAGATCATCAGGCACTTCAAACCTTATATGCAATTAAGCTCGAGAAGAAGGATGGCGTACCTTACCCTGTTCCAGTATTAATGCGTGAACTAAGCCCAGAAGAGACTGAACCGCCGATTAGAAACTAA
- a CDS encoding ABC transporter ATP-binding protein, protein MEPIIETKGLSITFGGHTAVDGVNISVPKNHFKSIIGPNGAGKTTFFNLLSGQLLPTKGQIFFRNKEITKMSPTERTRLGLGRSFQITNVFPNLTVLENVRLAVQSQAGTRFQMLAHYKKYRIYEEKAAEWLELVFLDNKKEIVARNLAHGEKRKLEIAMLLALNTEVLLLDEPTAGMSVEEVPAILDVIRKIKRGNDRTILLIEHKMDMIMDLSDSVMVLFNGKLLADGTPNEIMKNETVQSAYLGGLYDVNSVKA, encoded by the coding sequence GTGGAACCTATCATTGAAACAAAAGGACTATCCATTACTTTCGGTGGTCATACAGCCGTAGATGGTGTCAATATATCAGTACCAAAAAATCACTTTAAATCAATTATTGGTCCTAATGGTGCCGGAAAAACGACCTTTTTTAATTTACTAAGTGGTCAATTATTACCGACAAAAGGGCAAATTTTTTTCAGAAATAAAGAGATTACAAAAATGTCACCAACAGAAAGAACACGTCTTGGGCTAGGTCGCTCCTTTCAAATTACAAATGTTTTCCCAAACTTAACAGTATTGGAAAACGTTAGGCTAGCGGTCCAATCCCAAGCAGGTACCCGATTTCAAATGCTTGCCCATTATAAGAAATATCGAATATATGAAGAAAAGGCTGCAGAATGGTTAGAACTCGTGTTTCTTGACAATAAGAAGGAGATTGTAGCAAGAAATCTAGCACATGGTGAGAAAAGAAAGCTAGAAATTGCTATGCTCTTAGCACTAAATACGGAGGTTCTCCTTCTTGATGAACCGACAGCAGGAATGTCAGTAGAAGAAGTGCCAGCAATTTTGGATGTTATTAGAAAAATCAAGCGTGGAAACGATCGAACGATTTTATTAATTGAACACAAAATGGATATGATTATGGATTTATCAGACTCCGTCATGGTTTTATTCAATGGCAAATTGCTTGCTGATGGAACACCAAATGAAATCATGAAAAATGAGACTGTTCAGTCCGCGTATTTAGGAGGGTTGTACGATGTCAACTCAGTTAAAGCTTAG
- a CDS encoding branched-chain amino acid ABC transporter permease, giving the protein MDVLINLSLNGLATGMLIFLLAAGLTLIFGLMDVLNFAHGGLFAWGAYSGTWIYATTGSFLIAIAGAILTGLILGLLTERWIIKPVYGNHVQQILITLGLMLVLSELLKVVWGPNQISASPPSYLAGSWELGNVIIIKYRVFIIAVGILVFGIVQYILKNTKIGLIVRAGVMDKEMVQALGINIQKVFMLVFMIGAGMAALGGAMLGPYSGVIYAEMGLEFAILAFIVVVIGGMGSFPGSILAAILVGVSGSFMAYYVPSLSLAVNMLLMAVVLIFRPQGLFGLKG; this is encoded by the coding sequence ATGGATGTATTAATCAATTTGTCATTGAACGGCCTTGCGACTGGAATGCTAATCTTTCTTCTTGCAGCAGGGTTAACACTAATCTTTGGTTTAATGGATGTTCTAAATTTTGCTCATGGAGGGCTTTTTGCATGGGGAGCATATAGCGGGACATGGATATATGCGACAACAGGAAGCTTTTTGATTGCAATTGCTGGAGCTATTTTGACAGGGCTTATCCTTGGATTGCTTACAGAACGATGGATAATAAAACCAGTCTATGGAAATCATGTTCAGCAAATCTTAATCACTCTCGGATTAATGCTTGTTTTGTCAGAGCTACTTAAAGTGGTCTGGGGTCCTAATCAGATATCCGCCTCACCTCCGAGTTATTTAGCAGGAAGCTGGGAGCTTGGCAATGTCATTATTATCAAGTATAGAGTATTTATTATTGCAGTTGGTATTCTCGTGTTTGGCATAGTTCAATACATTTTGAAAAACACAAAAATAGGGTTGATTGTAAGAGCGGGGGTTATGGACAAAGAAATGGTTCAGGCTCTCGGTATTAATATTCAGAAGGTATTTATGCTTGTCTTTATGATTGGAGCAGGGATGGCAGCACTTGGCGGCGCTATGCTTGGACCTTATTCAGGAGTTATCTATGCAGAAATGGGCCTAGAATTTGCAATCCTGGCCTTCATCGTTGTTGTAATTGGAGGAATGGGCAGCTTTCCAGGCTCTATTTTAGCAGCCATTTTAGTAGGTGTATCTGGCTCCTTTATGGCATATTATGTTCCGTCACTTTCTTTAGCAGTGAATATGCTTTTAATGGCAGTCGTATTGATTTTTAGACCACAAGGCTTGTTTGGATTGAAGGGGTGA